The proteins below come from a single Ailuropoda melanoleuca isolate Jingjing chromosome 1, ASM200744v2, whole genome shotgun sequence genomic window:
- the LOC100467084 gene encoding LOW QUALITY PROTEIN: olfactory receptor 9A4-like (The sequence of the model RefSeq protein was modified relative to this genomic sequence to represent the inferred CDS: inserted 1 base in 1 codon), translating into MLAHHSSATEFYLLGFPGSRELHRLLFATFFFFYLVTLMGNTVIIVIVCVDKRLQSPMYFFLGHLSALEILVTTIIVPVMLWGLLLPGMQTISLAACVTQLFLYLSLGTTEFALLGAMSVDRYMAVCNPLRYNIIMNSRTYICVVVVSWMFGFLFQIWPAYATFQLTFCKSNVVNNFFCDRGQLLKLSCNNTVFIEFILFLMAVFVLFGSLIPTIISYTYIISTILKIPSASGRRKAFSTCASHFTCVIIGYGSXSKHKQTQASDYNRVVSLIVSVVTPFLNPFIFTLRNDKVIEALQDGVKRCCHLFSN; encoded by the exons ATGTTGGCACATCACTCTAGTGCCACTGAATTTTATCTCCTTGGCTTCCCTGGCTCCAGAGAACTACACCGTCTTCTCTTTgctaccttcttcttcttctacttAGTGACATTAATGGGAAACACGGTCATCATTGTGATTGTATGTGTTGATAAACGTCTGCAGTcccccatgtatttcttccttggTCATCTCTCTGCCTTGGAGATCTTGGTTACAACTATTATCGTGCCTGTGATGCTTTGGGGGTTGCTGCTCCCTGGGATGCAGACAATATCTCTGGCTGCGTGTGTTACCCAGCTCTTCCTGTACCTGTCTCTGGGGACCACAGAGTTTGCATTGCTGGGAGCCATGTCTGTGGACCGTTACATGGCTGTCTGTAACCCTCTGAGGTACAACATCATTATGAACAGCCGCACCTACATCTGTGTGGTGGTTGTGTCATGGATGTTTGGGTTCCTTTTTCAAATCTGGCCAGCATATGCCACATTTCAGCTTACCTTCTGCAAATCAAACGTGGTGAACAATTTCTTCTGTGACCGAGGGCAGTTGCTCAAACTATCCTGCAATAATACCGTTTTCATAGAGTTTATCCTATTCTTAATGgctgtttttgttctctttggttcTTTGATCCCTACAATCATCTCCTACACCTACATCATCTCCACCATCCTCAAGATCCCCTCAGCCTCTGGGCGGAGGAAAGCCTTTTCTACTTGTGCGTCCCACTTTACTTGTGTCATTATTGGCTATGGCA TAAGCAAACACAAGCAAACACAAGCTTCAGATTACAATAGGGTGGTTTCCTTGATAGTTTCGGTGGTTACTCCTTTCCTCAACCCTTTCATCTTCACCCTCCGAAATGACAAAGTAATAGAAGCCCTTCAGGATGGAGTGAAAAGATGCTGTCACCTATTTAGTAACTAG
- the CLEC5A gene encoding C-type lectin domain family 5 member A isoform X3, which translates to MNWHMIISVLITVVLKTVGMTLFLLYFPQTIGSSNVSIVPTESSGTACSRGWYFYQRRCFLLSPFELSWNKSRDFCKTEGSTLAIVDTAEKLKFLQDKTGAEKYFIGLYQQAKNRWRWIDNSIFNGNVTNQHQNFNCVTIGLTKAYDAASCDISFRWICEKAAI; encoded by the exons ATGAACTGGCACATGATAATCTCTGTGCTTATCACAGTGGTGCTTAAAACTGTTGGAATgactttatttctgctttatt ttcCACAGACTATCGGGAGCAGTAATGTCAGCATAGTTCCCACAGAGAGCTCTGGCACAG CTTGCTCCAGAGGGTGGTATTTTTATCAAAGAAGATGCTTTTTGCTGTCCCCTTTTGAACTGTCCTGGAACAAAAGCAGAGACTTTTGCAAAACAGAAGGATCCACTTTGGCCATTGTCGACACAGCAGAGAAACTG aaATTTCTCCAGGACAAAACTGGTGCTGAGAAGTATTTTATTGGCTTATACCAGCAAGCAAAGAACAGATGGCGTTGGATTGATAACTCCATATTCAACGGCAA CGTTACCAATCAGCACCAGAATTTCAACTGTGTGACTATAGGCCTAACAAAGGCATACGATGCTGCATCCTGTGACATCAGCTTCCGCTGGATCTGTGAGAAGGCAGCCATATGA
- the CLEC5A gene encoding C-type lectin domain family 5 member A isoform X1 — MNWHMIISVLITVVLKTVGMTLFLLYFPQIFGGSQVNFLPTESYGTVPQTIGSSNVSIVPTESSGTACSRGWYFYQRRCFLLSPFELSWNKSRDFCKTEGSTLAIVDTAEKLKFLQDKTGAEKYFIGLYQQAKNRWRWIDNSIFNGNVTNQHQNFNCVTIGLTKAYDAASCDISFRWICEKAAI, encoded by the exons ATGAACTGGCACATGATAATCTCTGTGCTTATCACAGTGGTGCTTAAAACTGTTGGAATgactttatttctgctttatt TCCCACAGATTTTTGGCGGAAGTCAAGTCAACTTCCTTCCCACAGAGAGCTATGGAACAG ttcCACAGACTATCGGGAGCAGTAATGTCAGCATAGTTCCCACAGAGAGCTCTGGCACAG CTTGCTCCAGAGGGTGGTATTTTTATCAAAGAAGATGCTTTTTGCTGTCCCCTTTTGAACTGTCCTGGAACAAAAGCAGAGACTTTTGCAAAACAGAAGGATCCACTTTGGCCATTGTCGACACAGCAGAGAAACTG aaATTTCTCCAGGACAAAACTGGTGCTGAGAAGTATTTTATTGGCTTATACCAGCAAGCAAAGAACAGATGGCGTTGGATTGATAACTCCATATTCAACGGCAA CGTTACCAATCAGCACCAGAATTTCAACTGTGTGACTATAGGCCTAACAAAGGCATACGATGCTGCATCCTGTGACATCAGCTTCCGCTGGATCTGTGAGAAGGCAGCCATATGA
- the CLEC5A gene encoding C-type lectin domain family 5 member A isoform X5 yields the protein MNWHMIISVLITVVLKTVGMTLFLLYSCSRGWYFYQRRCFLLSPFELSWNKSRDFCKTEGSTLAIVDTAEKLKFLQDKTGAEKYFIGLYQQAKNRWRWIDNSIFNGNVTNQHQNFNCVTIGLTKAYDAASCDISFRWICEKAAI from the exons ATGAACTGGCACATGATAATCTCTGTGCTTATCACAGTGGTGCTTAAAACTGTTGGAATgactttatttctgctttatt CTTGCTCCAGAGGGTGGTATTTTTATCAAAGAAGATGCTTTTTGCTGTCCCCTTTTGAACTGTCCTGGAACAAAAGCAGAGACTTTTGCAAAACAGAAGGATCCACTTTGGCCATTGTCGACACAGCAGAGAAACTG aaATTTCTCCAGGACAAAACTGGTGCTGAGAAGTATTTTATTGGCTTATACCAGCAAGCAAAGAACAGATGGCGTTGGATTGATAACTCCATATTCAACGGCAA CGTTACCAATCAGCACCAGAATTTCAACTGTGTGACTATAGGCCTAACAAAGGCATACGATGCTGCATCCTGTGACATCAGCTTCCGCTGGATCTGTGAGAAGGCAGCCATATGA
- the CLEC5A gene encoding C-type lectin domain family 5 member A isoform X2 codes for MNWHMIISVLITVVLKTVGMTLFLLYFPQIFGGSQVNFLPTESYGTACSRGWYFYQRRCFLLSPFELSWNKSRDFCKTEGSTLAIVDTAEKLKFLQDKTGAEKYFIGLYQQAKNRWRWIDNSIFNGNVTNQHQNFNCVTIGLTKAYDAASCDISFRWICEKAAI; via the exons ATGAACTGGCACATGATAATCTCTGTGCTTATCACAGTGGTGCTTAAAACTGTTGGAATgactttatttctgctttatt TCCCACAGATTTTTGGCGGAAGTCAAGTCAACTTCCTTCCCACAGAGAGCTATGGAACAG CTTGCTCCAGAGGGTGGTATTTTTATCAAAGAAGATGCTTTTTGCTGTCCCCTTTTGAACTGTCCTGGAACAAAAGCAGAGACTTTTGCAAAACAGAAGGATCCACTTTGGCCATTGTCGACACAGCAGAGAAACTG aaATTTCTCCAGGACAAAACTGGTGCTGAGAAGTATTTTATTGGCTTATACCAGCAAGCAAAGAACAGATGGCGTTGGATTGATAACTCCATATTCAACGGCAA CGTTACCAATCAGCACCAGAATTTCAACTGTGTGACTATAGGCCTAACAAAGGCATACGATGCTGCATCCTGTGACATCAGCTTCCGCTGGATCTGTGAGAAGGCAGCCATATGA
- the CLEC5A gene encoding C-type lectin domain family 5 member A isoform X4, whose product MNWHMIISVLITVVLKTVGMTLFLLYFPQIFGGSQVNFLPTESYGTVPQTIGSSNVSIVPTESSGTACSRGWYFYQRRCFLLSPFELSWNKSRDFCKTEGSTLAIVDTAEKLKFLQDKTGAEKYFIGLYQQAKNRWRWIDNSIFNALPISTRISTV is encoded by the exons ATGAACTGGCACATGATAATCTCTGTGCTTATCACAGTGGTGCTTAAAACTGTTGGAATgactttatttctgctttatt TCCCACAGATTTTTGGCGGAAGTCAAGTCAACTTCCTTCCCACAGAGAGCTATGGAACAG ttcCACAGACTATCGGGAGCAGTAATGTCAGCATAGTTCCCACAGAGAGCTCTGGCACAG CTTGCTCCAGAGGGTGGTATTTTTATCAAAGAAGATGCTTTTTGCTGTCCCCTTTTGAACTGTCCTGGAACAAAAGCAGAGACTTTTGCAAAACAGAAGGATCCACTTTGGCCATTGTCGACACAGCAGAGAAACTG aaATTTCTCCAGGACAAAACTGGTGCTGAGAAGTATTTTATTGGCTTATACCAGCAAGCAAAGAACAGATGGCGTTGGATTGATAACTCCATATTCAACG CGTTACCAATCAGCACCAGAATTTCAACTGTGTGA